One Tetrapisispora phaffii CBS 4417 chromosome 2, complete genome genomic region harbors:
- the TPHA0B00170 gene encoding uncharacterized protein, with the protein MSIVNKIMFWKSSKKEESKKATQNASTQKTAKKATQTKPEMPSTMKAVVIEESKPVVKSDIPVPELEEGFALIKVLAVAGNPTDWKHIAYKIGPQGAILGCDAAGEIVKLGAGVDTEKFKVGDKVYGFIHGASVKHPENGAFAEYAAIDTKICYRPAKDISLAKKDLPAGPVTTLEGAVSFPVSLTTAGLALTNTFKVKLQWEPAEAQLKTDLLIWGGATALGQPLIQLAKKLNAFNNIVVVASKKHEEQLKAYGATEVFDYHDEDVISQITTKYPNVTKLVDAVSNKETINQLYQCASKTEESTLLQLVTLSIDDIEEANRRDNVKIVGFLLYSATGKEVPFLHMVIPPLPDFRKDAIEFIEFINEKINNGEIHHIPIKVFQKGLEDVPGMLADIEAGKNSGEKYVAVL; encoded by the coding sequence ATGTCtattgttaataaaattatgtTCTGGAAGTCTTCCAAAAAAGAGGAATCCAAGAAAGCTACTCAAAACGCTTCTACTCAAAAAACTGCCAAGAAAGCCACGCAAACTAAACCAGAAATGCCATCTACTATGAAAGCCGTTGTCATTGAAGAATCTAAACCAGTTGTCAAGTCTGACATCCCAGTTCCAGAACTTGAAGAAGGTTTCGCTTTAATCAAGGTTCTTGCCGTTGCTGGTAACCCAACTGACTGGAAACATATTGCCTACAAAATTGGTCCACAAGGTGCTATTTTGGGTTGTGATGCTGCCGGTGAAATTGTCAAGTTAGGTGCCGGTGTCGATACTGAAAAGTTCAAAGTTGGTGACAAGGTTTACGGTTTCATTCACGGTGCTTCTGTTAAACACCCAGAAAACGGTGCCTTCGCTGAATACGCTGCTATTGATACCAAGATCTGTTACAGACCTGCCAAGGACATTTCTTTGGCCAAGAAGGACTTACCAGCTGGCCCAGTCACCACCTTGGAAGGTGCTGTCTCCTTCCCAGTCTCTTTAACCACTGCCGGTTTAGCTTTAACTAACACTTTCAAAGTTAAATTGCAATGGGAACCTGCTGAAGCTCAATTGAAAACTGACCTATTAATCTGGGGTGGTGCTACTGCTTTAGGTCAGCCATTGATCCAATTGGCTAAGAAATTAAACGCCTTCAACAACATCGTTGTCGTTGCATCCAAGAAGCATGAAGAACAATTAAAGGCTTATGGTGCCACTGAAGTTTTTGACTACCACGATGAAGACGTTATCTCTCAAATTACTACCAAATATCCAAATGTTACCAAATTAGTCGATGCCGTTTCCAACAAAGAAACCATCAACCAATTATACCAATGTGCCTCCAAGACCGAAGAATCTACTTTATTACAATTAGTCACTTTAAGCATTGACGATATCGAGGAAGCTAACAGAAGAGACAACGTTAAAATTGTTGGCTTCTTATTATACAGTGCCACTGGTAAGGAAGTTCCATTCCTACACATGGTCATCCCACCATTACCAGACTTCAGAAAGGATgctattgaatttattgaattcattaatgaGAAGATTAACAACGGTGAAATTCACCATATCCCAATTAAGGTCTTCCAAAAAGGTCTAGAAGATGTCCCAGGAATGTTGGCCGATATCGAAGCAGGTAAGAATTCTGGTGAAAAATACGTTGCTGTATTATAA
- the TPHA0B00180 gene encoding uncharacterized protein, protein MSHKQDMYINSDEIVNDDIKLEDYQIRNKILSDKDATESNASEEITTNKLKPAVSSTGVYNMEIYAKYYANPFQKFLIYFSLFVIYYAYGLDGNVRPTYQTLATSSFNRHSLNSTVTCINRVTSSAGQIWFARASDIFSREFSMVISILFYVVGTIISSQATSVAKYAVGACIYGIGHAGIVLLCEIYMADFSNLNWRVVAENAPMLPAIINTWVSGNITSDLGSKWQWGLGMWAIIFPASCIPLFVCIYHMRYMAKKNNEKIRKIFEKPSEIAWKKYLIDIFIWKLDFIGLVLLVAVFALILVPFTTSGGLHREWNSANFIVPEVVGWVVALPIFSVWEWKFSRYPILRLDLISDRGIYSALSISFFIQFCLYVNDTYLYTFLLVAVDQTTKSGTRINSLMSFVNVITACCLGLFIVKIRRTQIFIVIGCVSWFVVYGLYVHYNGGLGSRSGIITASCLSGFGYGFIKSPLKASLQASSNSHQNLAIVTALFLAIGNIGTAFGAAVAGAIWSNLLPHRLEKSIGNVTLADSAFDSPIKFIKQYKWHTAVRQHLVSSYGSVWRILNIVCLVLVIPMLVSSFLLRDRKLSNSVAYDQRDFSPTDCEEENIGQDRRSYIGDRYAKFRVLRERIFK, encoded by the coding sequence atGTCTCATAAACAAGATATGTATATCAATTCCGATGAAATAGTGAATGACGAcataaaattagaagaCTATCAgataagaaataaaatcttGAGTGATAAAGATGCAACTGAGAGTAATGCATCTGAAGAGATCACCACAAACAAACTCAAGCCCGCAGTAAGTTCCACTGGAGTCTACAATATGGAAATATATGCAAAGTACTATGCCAACCCTTTCCaaaaatttctaatttacTTTTCATTGTTTGTTATCTATTATGCATATGGTTTAGATGGTAATGTTCGTCCCACATACCAAACATTAGCAACTTCATCTTTCAATAGACATTCGTTAAATTCAACTGTGACATGCATCAACCGTGTCACTTCTTCTGCTGGTCAGATTTGGTTTGCAAGAGCTTCTGACATATTTAGCCGTGAATTTTCAATGGTGATTTCAATACTCTTTTATGTCGTAGGTACTATTATTTCATCACAAGCAACATCAGTTGCAAAATATGCAGTGGGTGCTTGTATTTATGGTATTGGTCATGCCGGAATCGTATTATTGTGTGAAATTTATATGGCAGATTTTTCGAACCTGAATTGGAGAGTAGTCGCAGAAAATGCTCCGATGTTACCAGcaataataaatacttGGGTTAGTGGTAATATTACTAGTGATCTTGGCAGTAAATGGCAATGGGGTCTAGGCATGTGGGCTATCATATTTCCTGCGTCTTGTATTCCACTTTTTGTATGCATTTACCATATGAGATACATGGCAAAGAAGAACAACGAGAAAATCAGAAAGATCTTCGAGAAACCCAGTGAAATAGCATGGAAAAAATActtaattgatatatttatttggaAATTGGATTTTATCGGATTGGTTTTGCTAGTCGCGGTATTTGCTTTAATATTAGTTCCATTTACGACCTCCGGAGGACTGCACAGGGAATGGAATAGTGCAAATTTCATAGTGCCAGAAGTAGTTGGTTGGGTTGTGGCTCTGCCAATATTTAGCGTGTGGGAATGGAAATTCTCAAGATATCCAATTTTAAGGCTGGACTTAATTAGTGATCGAGGGATCTACTCAGCCCTCTccatttcatttttcattcaatttTGTTTGTATGTAAACGACACATATTTGTAcacatttttattagttgCCGTCGATCAGACTACCAAATCAGGCACCCGAATCAACTCTTTGATGTCGTTTGTTAATGTTATCACGGCATGTTGTCTTGGGTTGTTTATTGTCAAGATTAGGCGGACTCAGATATTTATCGTTATCGGCTGTGTATCTTGGTTTGTGGTTTATGGACTATATGTCCACTACAATGGCGGATTGGGCAGTCGAAGTGGAATCATAACAGCTTCTTGTCTCTCCGGGTTCGGTTACGGGTTCATCAAATCACCATTGAAGGCCTCACTCCAAGCGTCCTCGAATTCACACCAGAACCTAGCCATTGTCACAGCCTTATTTTTAGCCATTGGTAACATTGGCACGGCCTTTGGAGCTGCAGTGGCCGGTGCCATTTGGTCTAATCTCTTACCACACCGTCTCGAAAAATCAATTGGGAATGTCACACTGGCAGATTCGGCGTTTGACTCGCCtatcaaattcatcaaaCAATACAAATGGCATACGGCGGTTCGCCAGCATTTGGTGAGCTCATACGGCAGCGTGTGGCGGATCCTAAACATTGTGTGTCTCGTGCTAGTCATCCCAATGCTAGTGTCTTCATTTTTGTTAAGAGACAGGAAGTTGTCAAACTCAGTGGCGTACGATCAGAGAGATTTTAGCCCAACGGACTGCGAGGAAGAGAACATCGGCCAAGATCGCAGAAGTTACATCGGCGATCGGTATGCAAAATTCAGAGTTCTGCGTGAACGTATCTTTAAATAG
- the TPHA0B00190 gene encoding uncharacterized protein, which translates to MQMNLFALSAVIFPALIKAATETVTEFSTVLGNGGFTYTTTYDTSIANVTGADGIETQNVIYYVKTPAHIVRTTSLTAWTGSYDDLYSSLITTAVGTDDLTTTTTIYFMRTPGPVSFSTDLRNGGFTYTTTYDTSVAIVTGADGIETQNVIYYVKTPAHIVRTTSLTAWTGSYDDLYSSLITTAVGTDDLTTTTTIYFMRTPGSSSVLVSSSSGPSSSSLGSASSSASSSITTSSSVSSSKTSSTAQSVSVPAAYTTSVEYHGVMMKMIVSYDAVVEADGDIDISTTSYMVDETTTTAVVSVTETNTVTVFTQC; encoded by the coding sequence atgcaaatgaatttatttgcATTATCAGCTGTGATATTTCCAGCTTTAATTAAAGCCGCTACAGAAACAGTAACTGAATTTTCTACCGTTTTAGGAAACGGTGGTTTCACTTATACCACTACTTATGACACTTCCATTGCCAATGTCACTGGTGCTGACGGTATTGAAACTCAAAATGTTATCTACTATGTCAAGACACCAGCTCACATTGTCCGTACTACTTCCCTTACTGCCTGGACCGGTTCTTACGATGATTTGTACTCTTCCTTAATCACCACCGCTGTCGGTACTGATGACCTCACCACTACCACTACCATTTACTTCATGAGAACCCCAGGTCCAGTCAGCTTCTCTACTGATTTAAGAAACGGTGGTTTCACATACACCACTACTTATGACACTTCCGTTGCCATTGTCACTGGTGCTGACGGTATTGAAACTCAAAATGTTATCTACTATGTCAAGACACCAGCTCACATTGTCCGTACTACTTCCCTTACTGCCTGGACCGGTTCTTACGATGATTTGTACTCTTCCTTAATCACCACCGCTGTCGGTACTGATGACCTCACCACTACCACTACCATTTACTTCATGAGAACCCCAGGTTCTTCATCAGTTCTAGTCTCATCTTCATCAGGTCCATCCTCATCTTCATTAGGTTCAGCCTCATCCTCAGCATCTTCATCTATTACTACTTCTTCATCAGTATCGTCATCGAAAACAAGTTCTACTGCTCAATCAGTTTCTGTCCCTGCTGCATACACTACCAGCGTAGAATACCATGGTGttatgatgaaaatgattgTCTCTTATGATGCTGTTGTTGAAGCTGATGgtgatattgatatatctACTACTAGTTATATGGTTGACGAAACCACCACGACTGCTGTTGTGAGCGTAACTGAAACAAACACTGTTACAGTTTTCACTCAAtgttaa
- the TPHA0B00200 gene encoding uncharacterized protein, producing the protein MLLIAFLLIVNSIVAFCDEKIPLKTARKDVWEHNAVASCAAHLNTLNWGFDHEHTAYYALICQYPPAFDSWAMCIQDMINLEVTTETKQVSTFEKSLLYVQVLCSYVDKRSANISLEQYYFGIENGTKFLADIASIEDNTDEIFYHPIKVSVKKLRRLGHAYHGFSRNLDTSQDFGLAICFYFAFVITLISIINFLNFNAFKLLFHKYKLINKFRGRFIIPTLFHKHADYFTFNRYITGLLPTSCEAMMLCGYLILHLIVLFISYEFDPYNIIFKSRGIQVARYFADRTGILAFAHFPLIILFSVRNNLFMHLTGFTYSTFVTLHKWIGRMMILDAMLHGISYSVYAMLNQTFISSNKLSFWRFGVAAIFFGCIIIIMSFGFLRKHYYETFLYTHILMASLFFYSCWKHVEHIGWKDWIISAMVIWITERIFRIARIITFGFPIAKLQTRGEDMIHINIPKNGKQWHCEPGQYVFAYFMDPLIFWQSHPFTVMDLGNEIIIIIKAKTGLTRRLHKKINDAGGNYMMKVSLEGPYGSSAHVHRFDNILIYAGGSGIPGPLMHAIELSKKFSSEMKKRIKLIISARELSFLLSYKNQLFMLENTSIEVLIYITKPRAEPIELDDLSLVSDDYGSRDSVSIFSNSVSEFEQQLSTFATFHNGRPNTTEILKEEFALEGSLAILACTPPAFVDGIRNSTAQLMIYHPEKVVHYFEEYQVW; encoded by the coding sequence ATGCTTTTAATTgcttttcttttgataGTGAACAGTATAGTTGCTTTTTGCGATGAGAAGATTCCTCTGAAAACTGCCAGAAAAGATGTTTGGGAACACAATGCTGTTGCATCTTGTGCAGCACATCTGAACACACTAAATTGGGGGTTTGATCATGAACATACGGCTTATTATGCTTTGATTTGTCAATATCCTCCAGCATTTGACTCTTGGGCTATGTGTATTCAGGATATGATTAATTTAGAAGTAACTACGGAAACGAAACAGGTATCCACATTTGAAAAGAGTCTTCTGTACGTCCAAGTATTATGCTCCTATGTCGATAAGAGATCTGCAAATATCAGTTTAGAGCAATATTACTTTGGTATAGAAAATGGCACAAAATTCCTAGCGGACATTGCATCGATCGAAGATAACACTGACGAGATCTTCTATCATCCTATAAAAGTTTCTGTGAAGAAGCTGCGGAGACTTGGTCATGCATACCATGGGTTCTCAAGAAATTTAGACACAAGCCAAGACTTCGGTTTAGCTATTTGCTTTTATTTTGCATTTGTTATAACACTTATAagtattataaatttcttAAACTTTAATGCATTCAAGTTGCTATTTCATAAGtataaattaatcaataaatttagaGGAAGGTTCATCATCCCAACTTTATTTCATAAGCATGCCGATTATTTTACCTTTAACAGATACATAACAGGTCTGTTACCGACATCATGCGAAGCTATGATGCTATGTGGGTATCTTATTTTGCATTTAATAGTGTTGTTTATTTCATATGAATTTGATccatataatattatattcaaaagcAGAGGAATCCAAGTAGCACGTTATTTCGCTGACAGGACTGGCATTTTAGCTTTTGCACATTTCCCATTAATCATTTTGTTCAGTGTAAGgaacaatttatttatgCACTTAACAGGATTTACTTATTCAACATTCGTTACACTTCATAAATGGATTGGTAGAATGATGATACTCGATGCCATGCTTCATGGAATTTCGTACTCAGTATATGCAATGTTGAATCAAACATTCATTTCCTCAAATAAGTTATCATTTTGGAGATTTGGTGTAGCGGCGATATTTTTTGGTtgcataataataattatgtCTTTTGGCTTTTTGAGGAAACACTATTATGAGACATTTTTATATACCCATATATTGATGGCTAGTTTATTCTTTTACAGTTGTTGGAAACATGTAGAACACATTGGCTGGAAAGATTGGATTATTTCAGCTATGGTTATATGGATCACCGAAAGAATATTTAGAATAGCACGGATTATTACTTTTGGTTTTCCTATAGCAAAACTTCAAACAAGAGGGGAGGATATgatacatataaatatccCTAAGAATGGAAAGCAATGGCATTGTGAACCAGGTCAATATGTGTTTGCATATTTTATGGAtcctttaatattttggCAATCTCATCCTTTTACCGTAATGGATCTtggaaatgaaattataattattataaaagcCAAAACAGGTTTAACAAGGCGTCTACATAAGAAGATTAACGACGCTGGTGGAAATTATATGATGAAAGTATCATTAGAGGGACCATATGGTTCAAGTGCACATGTTCATAGATTTGATAACATACTCATATATGCTGGAGGTAGTGGTATACCAGGTCCTTTAATGCATGCCATTGAATTATCAAAGAAGTTTTCGTCtgaaatgaaaaaaagaatcaaattaataatcTCAGCCAGAGAACTCTCATTTCTACTTTCCTACAAAAATCAGTTATTTATGTTAGAAAATACTTCGATTGAAGTGTTAATATACATCACAAAGCCAAGAGCAGAACCAATAGAATTAGATGATCTATCTTTGGTTTCAGATGATTACGGGAGCCGAGATTCAGTAAGTATATTTAGCAACTCAGTTTCTGAATTTGAACAACAACTGTCAACTTTTGCAACTTTTCATAATGGTAGACCTAATACAactgaaatattaaaagaagagTTTGCTTTGGAAGGCTCCTTAGCAATACTAGCGTGCACTCCTCCAGCTTTTGTCGATGGTATTCGTAATAGTACTGCTCAGTTGATGATATATCATCCAGAGAAGGTTGTAcattattttgaagaatacCAAGTATGGTGA